One genomic segment of Amycolatopsis sp. Hca4 includes these proteins:
- a CDS encoding helix-turn-helix transcriptional regulator, with the protein MERNELADFLRRRRALLRPENVGLPAGARRRTPGLRRCEVAQLAGMSPDYYARLEQGRGPQPSVALLTALVRALRLAIDERDHLFRLAGHHAPPRSGGDEHVGRGLLRLLDGLAGLPALVASDLNVVLAQNPMADALLGEHTRFRGLARSCTYRWFTGPDLRGRYPAEDHEHESRALVDDLRATIAARPADPAAALLVEALRGESAEFAVLWDRHDVAVRRSDRKRIRHPAVGLVELDFDVLATDRQDQRLIVFSPAPGTAAASRLELLAVLGREQFTS; encoded by the coding sequence GTGGAACGGAACGAACTCGCGGACTTCCTCCGGCGCCGGCGCGCGCTGCTGCGACCGGAGAACGTCGGGCTGCCGGCCGGTGCCCGGCGCCGGACACCCGGGCTGCGGCGCTGCGAGGTCGCCCAGCTCGCCGGCATGTCACCGGACTACTACGCCCGGCTCGAGCAGGGACGCGGCCCGCAGCCGTCCGTCGCGCTGCTCACCGCGCTGGTCCGGGCACTGCGCCTGGCGATCGACGAACGTGACCACCTCTTCCGCCTCGCCGGTCACCACGCGCCGCCCCGCTCCGGCGGTGACGAGCACGTCGGCCGCGGCCTCCTGCGGCTGCTGGACGGGCTGGCGGGCCTGCCCGCCCTGGTCGCCTCGGATCTGAACGTCGTGCTCGCGCAGAACCCGATGGCCGATGCGCTGCTGGGGGAGCACACGCGGTTCCGCGGTCTCGCCCGCAGCTGCACCTACCGGTGGTTCACCGGCCCGGACCTGCGCGGGCGGTACCCCGCCGAGGACCACGAGCACGAAAGCCGGGCGCTGGTGGACGACCTGCGGGCGACCATCGCGGCCCGTCCCGCCGATCCCGCGGCGGCACTGCTGGTCGAGGCGTTGCGCGGGGAGAGCGCGGAGTTCGCCGTCCTCTGGGACCGGCACGACGTCGCGGTCCGGCGCAGCGACCGCAAGCGCATCCGGCACCCCGCGGTCGGCCTCGTCGAGCTCGACTTCGACGTCCTGGCCACCGACCGGCAGGACCAGCGCCTGATCGTGTTCTCACCGGCGCCGGGCACCGCCGCTGCCTCCCGGCTGGAGCTGCTGGCCGTGCTCGGCCGTGAGCAGTTCACCTCGTGA
- a CDS encoding helix-turn-helix domain-containing protein produces the protein MIPDRPRPAAPGAADKFDDEHYPAYTMGRAADLLGATQGFLRSLDEAGLITPQRSAGGHRRYSRHQLRIAARVRALVDQGTAIDAACRIVSLEDQLHEARQQNSRSQAAD, from the coding sequence ATGATTCCTGACCGACCAAGACCGGCTGCGCCCGGTGCGGCCGACAAGTTCGACGACGAGCACTACCCCGCCTACACGATGGGCCGGGCCGCCGACCTGCTCGGCGCCACGCAGGGGTTCCTGCGCAGCCTCGACGAAGCCGGGCTGATCACCCCGCAGCGGTCCGCCGGCGGGCACCGCCGGTACTCCCGCCACCAGCTGCGGATCGCCGCCCGCGTGCGGGCGCTGGTCGACCAGGGCACCGCCATCGACGCCGCGTGCCGCATCGTGTCGCTCGAAGACCAGCTGCACGAAGCCCGGCAGCAGAACTCCCGTTCCCAGGCCGCCGACTGA
- a CDS encoding ANTAR domain-containing protein: MDRAERGVRTPLWSAEAVPAGERPVIVVTGELDLNAGPGFGDRVRNLAAGVPDPVLDLSRVTVLTAPGVRQLHAVADALAADGRCLRVVTGAGTVLRVLRAAQATDVLDTYVTLEAAEKALRSRAPDGPAELDRLRQELADLRTKLATRPVIARALGVLQERYRLADMDEAFRLLRYASRHHNIKLLVLAKALLELPRPRDRTWLIGPLQRPAPPLRFARDRPGKTPATVLELLHATLDCTGAAAGYAQLPGDTDTGLRLAACHGLGAEFAEAFAHLEGEQSTCTAALVRGRDRDQRSPRP, translated from the coding sequence GTGGACCGAGCTGAGCGCGGGGTGCGGACTCCGTTGTGGTCGGCCGAAGCAGTTCCCGCCGGCGAGCGGCCGGTCATCGTCGTGACCGGCGAGCTGGACCTGAACGCCGGACCCGGGTTCGGTGACCGGGTGCGGAACCTGGCCGCCGGCGTCCCGGACCCCGTGCTCGACCTCAGCCGGGTCACCGTGCTGACCGCGCCCGGCGTCCGGCAGCTGCACGCCGTGGCCGACGCCCTGGCGGCCGACGGCCGGTGCCTGCGGGTGGTGACCGGCGCCGGCACCGTGCTGCGGGTCCTGCGCGCCGCACAGGCCACCGACGTCCTCGACACCTACGTGACGCTGGAAGCGGCGGAGAAGGCCTTGCGCAGCCGCGCCCCGGACGGACCGGCGGAGCTCGACCGGCTGCGGCAGGAACTCGCCGACCTGCGCACGAAGCTCGCCACGCGGCCGGTCATCGCGCGGGCACTCGGCGTGCTGCAGGAGCGTTACCGGCTGGCCGACATGGACGAGGCGTTCCGGCTGCTGCGGTACGCCTCTCGCCACCACAACATCAAGCTGCTCGTCCTGGCGAAAGCGCTCCTGGAACTGCCTCGCCCGCGCGACCGGACCTGGCTCATCGGCCCGTTGCAGCGCCCCGCGCCGCCGTTGCGCTTCGCCCGCGACCGGCCCGGGAAGACTCCGGCCACCGTCCTGGAACTGCTGCACGCCACGCTGGACTGCACCGGCGCGGCGGCGGGGTACGCGCAGCTGCCGGGGGATACCGACACCGGGTTGCGCCTGGCCGCCTGCCACGGGCTCGGCGCGGAGTTCGCCGAAGCGTTCGCCCACCTCGAAGGCGAGCAGTCGACGTGCACGGCCGCCTTGGTCAGGGGCCGCGACCGTGACCAGCGCTCCCCTCGCCCGTGA